In one window of Candidatus Bathyarchaeota archaeon DNA:
- a CDS encoding TlpA disulfide reductase family protein, with protein sequence MISGSTSRNLSLMIATIIGVSILSGGWFLMQIQRERMDFSIPDINGNTVTLSDYSGEVVLIDFMATWCGPCRASMPSLVSLHEEIGDHFVIISISVDPAYDTIQVLEDWSETFGATWIHARDLSDPPVTQQFKISSIPTFVIIDREGEIRYKHGPVPPLKLKTEILSLINE encoded by the coding sequence TTGATCTCAGGTTCCACAAGCAGAAACCTTAGCCTCATGATCGCTACTATTATCGGAGTTTCTATCCTCAGCGGTGGCTGGTTCCTGATGCAGATCCAGAGAGAGAGGATGGACTTTTCGATCCCAGATATCAACGGGAATACCGTGACTCTCAGCGACTACAGCGGAGAGGTTGTGCTCATCGACTTCATGGCAACTTGGTGTGGTCCATGCCGGGCCTCCATGCCTAGTCTAGTCTCTCTCCATGAGGAGATAGGGGACCATTTTGTTATAATCTCGATATCCGTTGATCCGGCATACGACACTATTCAAGTCCTAGAAGATTGGTCCGAGACCTTTGGGGCAACATGGATCCACGCTAGAGACCTCTCCGACCCCCCTGTGACTCAACAGTTCAAGATCTCTAGTATCCCCACATTCGTCATCATTGACCGAGAGGGGGAGATAAGATACAAGCACGGCCCTGTCCCCCCTCTGAAACTAAAAACCGAAATATTATCTCTTATCAACGAGTAG
- a CDS encoding DUF362 domain-containing protein: MESVISIYTLIEDGIMYDVLELELKEAKAASKIPSDIFVVKNTDGKDGGFKRLIDLMGEKGIDFYGMVQSDSIVLLKVNSQWDQRGGTNTDLVKAIIEAIVSHPDGFTGEVVIADNGQAQYGSTRHGGSFDYEVNNAEDRAQSNRVVAESFPGYRVSTYLWDEITSNEVGEYSEGDDCDGYVIQSFADSITGIRVSYPKFKTAHGTLTSFKEGVWDPETKTYDSNRLKLINVPVLKAHFIYGVTGCVKHYMGVVSDKLQGGGAHRSVRTGGMGIQIARTRAPDLNVLDAIWVNSTPGKGPRCNDDDATRLNIIMASTDPCAMDAWATRNVLMQAARLQGHEELSKLDLSNDDPESHGKWLRLSAEKLREAGHNAVLDKEKMNVYIT; this comes from the coding sequence ATGGAATCAGTGATCAGTATCTACACTTTAATTGAGGACGGAATCATGTACGACGTATTGGAATTAGAGCTCAAAGAGGCAAAGGCTGCGAGCAAGATACCCTCTGACATCTTCGTAGTCAAGAACACAGATGGCAAAGATGGTGGATTCAAGAGACTTATAGACCTAATGGGGGAGAAAGGCATTGATTTCTACGGAATGGTGCAATCTGACTCTATAGTCCTCCTCAAGGTCAATTCCCAATGGGACCAACGGGGTGGCACTAACACAGACCTCGTTAAGGCGATTATTGAAGCCATCGTTTCGCATCCTGATGGTTTCACTGGGGAGGTGGTCATCGCCGACAACGGTCAGGCCCAGTATGGCTCGACGCGCCACGGGGGGAGCTTTGATTATGAGGTGAATAACGCCGAGGACAGGGCCCAGTCAAACCGTGTCGTCGCCGAGTCCTTCCCAGGATACAGGGTCTCCACATATCTTTGGGATGAGATAACCTCGAACGAGGTGGGGGAATACTCGGAGGGAGATGATTGTGACGGCTATGTAATCCAGAGCTTCGCTGACTCAATCACGGGGATCAGGGTCTCCTACCCTAAGTTTAAGACGGCTCACGGCACTTTGACCAGCTTCAAGGAGGGGGTTTGGGACCCAGAGACCAAGACCTACGACTCCAATAGGCTGAAACTCATCAACGTTCCCGTGCTCAAGGCCCACTTTATCTATGGTGTTACTGGTTGTGTCAAGCACTACATGGGAGTAGTGAGCGACAAGCTACAAGGTGGTGGCGCCCACAGGAGCGTTCGGACCGGAGGAATGGGGATCCAGATCGCCCGGACCCGGGCCCCCGACCTCAACGTTCTTGACGCTATCTGGGTCAACTCTACCCCCGGGAAGGGGCCCCGGTGCAACGACGACGACGCAACGAGACTCAACATTATCATGGCTAGCACCGATCCGTGCGCCATGGATGCCTGGGCTACTCGGAACGTTCTGATGCAAGCCGCGAGGCTTCAGGGACACGAGGAACTTTCCAAGCTCGACCTTAGTAATGATGATCCCGAATCCCACGGAAAGTGGTTAAGACTTTCCGCTGAGAAGCTAAGGGAGGCGGGTCACAATGCGGTTCTTGATAAGGAAAAAATGAACGTCTATATCACGTGA
- a CDS encoding DUF116 domain-containing protein has product MTNHGPQEWRLLDTGPRNAAENMALDEAILQARAQGLAPNTIRFLEFDPAAVLVGFHQSVEQEVRAEFCLDNGIDINRRITGGGSIYFGSRTLGWEIIASKSDLATKIPSFAGQGTFENLCRGVVKALSSLGVEAVYRPKNDIEVGGRKISGTGGTEREGAFLFQGTLLVDFDVDTMLRVLRIPVMKLKDKEIDSVKERVTCLRWELGYAPSAEEIKAALIRGFEETFNLILIPGLLTGAESRLLAQNLTFYGSTDWIHSQRRPLKGVAEVKSVAKTPGGLIRVSLSLDRPAGLIKTSLITGDFFVFPSRAVMDLEARLKNTLSREEDIREVVHGFFDETGSKILGVSPGDLVALIMEALEKTRYESLGISLPEANHLNMVNGLGPLPFLEGCDTVLLPYCAKLPSCEYRFSDGCTDCGLCSYGEAHRLVEEAGMKPVTILNFEHLMETLQGLRERGTKSYLGCCCEGFYWKHQDDFKAASIQGVLIDIDDHTCYDLGKEQEALAGSFESQTDLKTELLAKLLMNAAGRRGGHA; this is encoded by the coding sequence TTGACTAATCATGGACCTCAGGAATGGAGGCTTCTGGATACGGGGCCCCGGAACGCCGCAGAGAACATGGCCCTAGATGAGGCAATTCTTCAGGCTAGGGCCCAGGGGCTGGCGCCCAACACAATTAGGTTTCTGGAGTTTGACCCTGCAGCTGTCCTCGTGGGTTTCCACCAGTCAGTGGAGCAGGAGGTGAGAGCGGAGTTTTGCCTCGATAACGGAATTGACATCAATAGGAGGATCACCGGGGGAGGCTCTATCTACTTCGGCTCCCGGACCCTAGGCTGGGAGATCATCGCCTCCAAGTCGGATCTTGCGACGAAGATACCCTCCTTCGCCGGACAAGGGACCTTCGAGAACCTCTGCAGGGGAGTCGTGAAAGCCTTAAGCTCTCTGGGAGTAGAGGCTGTGTACCGCCCCAAGAACGATATCGAAGTCGGGGGGAGGAAGATATCCGGGACCGGGGGGACTGAGAGGGAAGGGGCCTTCCTATTCCAGGGGACATTGCTGGTGGATTTCGATGTCGATACGATGCTCAGGGTCCTGAGGATCCCTGTGATGAAGCTTAAGGACAAGGAGATCGACTCGGTAAAGGAGAGAGTAACATGCCTCCGATGGGAGCTGGGATACGCCCCGTCTGCAGAGGAAATTAAGGCAGCCCTCATAAGGGGGTTTGAGGAGACCTTCAACCTCATTCTTATCCCAGGGCTTTTAACGGGGGCCGAGAGCAGATTACTGGCTCAAAACCTCACCTTCTATGGATCTACTGATTGGATCCACTCACAACGGCGTCCCCTTAAGGGCGTCGCTGAGGTGAAATCCGTTGCAAAGACCCCTGGTGGTCTCATTAGAGTTTCTCTTTCCTTGGACCGACCAGCGGGGTTGATCAAAACCTCCCTTATTACAGGGGATTTTTTTGTGTTTCCCTCTAGGGCAGTCATGGATCTAGAGGCGAGGCTCAAGAATACCTTGAGCAGGGAGGAGGATATCCGAGAGGTGGTGCACGGCTTCTTCGATGAAACCGGGTCCAAGATTCTTGGGGTCTCCCCCGGGGATCTCGTTGCGCTAATTATGGAGGCTCTAGAAAAGACGAGGTATGAGTCTCTAGGAATTAGCCTCCCGGAGGCGAATCATCTTAACATGGTAAACGGGCTGGGCCCCCTTCCCTTCTTGGAGGGATGCGACACAGTTTTACTCCCATACTGTGCTAAGCTCCCGTCCTGCGAATACAGGTTCTCCGATGGGTGCACCGACTGTGGGTTATGCTCCTACGGGGAGGCTCACAGGCTCGTGGAAGAGGCGGGGATGAAACCTGTCACTATCCTCAACTTTGAGCACCTTATGGAGACCCTTCAGGGGCTCCGGGAGAGGGGCACCAAGAGCTACCTTGGGTGTTGCTGCGAAGGGTTCTACTGGAAGCATCAGGATGACTTTAAGGCAGCGAGCATCCAGGGTGTCCTAATAGACATTGATGACCATACCTGCTACGACCTCGGGAAAGAGCAGGAGGCCCTCGCAGGCAGCTTCGAGAGCCAGACTGATCTCAAGACTGAACTCCTGGCCAAACTCCTTATGAACGCAGCGGGAAGAAGGGGAGGTCATGCCTGA
- a CDS encoding cytochrome c biogenesis CcdA family protein, giving the protein MAFQLSGLVFAFSAGVFSLFSPCSYALLPGYVSYYLGAEFGVVKALTGGLACTLGLITVFAVVGGLASSLGELVPQIIPQLDIVAGIIIIIMGLRNLLDLKMPFIYPDIMPSVKQGFLGLYIFGIVYGLVGVGCSAPIFVSVLFYSMSKGIFYGVLSFITYALGMGVPLIVTTVLLSQARDYLIQRINMATERIQRSSGAVLIIVGLYLIYFYYATYL; this is encoded by the coding sequence ATGGCATTCCAACTCTCGGGGCTGGTCTTCGCTTTCTCCGCCGGCGTCTTCTCCCTCTTCTCTCCATGCAGTTATGCTCTTCTCCCCGGATATGTTTCCTACTACCTGGGTGCTGAGTTCGGGGTCGTGAAGGCCCTCACCGGGGGCCTCGCATGTACTTTGGGGCTCATTACTGTTTTCGCCGTTGTAGGAGGACTTGCCTCGAGCCTCGGGGAACTCGTCCCCCAGATCATACCACAGTTGGACATCGTAGCCGGAATCATCATCATTATAATGGGGCTAAGGAACCTCTTAGACCTCAAGATGCCATTCATCTACCCTGACATCATGCCATCCGTGAAGCAGGGATTTCTAGGCCTATACATCTTTGGCATAGTCTATGGGCTTGTAGGGGTGGGATGCTCCGCCCCCATCTTCGTCAGCGTTCTCTTCTACTCCATGTCCAAGGGGATCTTCTATGGGGTCCTCAGCTTCATCACCTACGCCTTGGGTATGGGGGTACCCCTAATCGTAACCACGGTCCTCCTCTCCCAGGCTAGGGATTATCTAATTCAGAGGATTAACATGGCCACGGAGAGGATCCAGCGATCCAGTGGAGCGGTCCTCATCATAGTGGGGCTCTACCTTATCTACTTCTACTATGCCACCTATCTTTGA
- a CDS encoding geranylgeranyl reductase family protein: MPDHDVIVVGGGPAGASAAITCARKGLDTLLVERGGTYRHKPCGGILPGVCIDLITEHLGVDVPNEVYSQPRNLGLFYVPPSGRGNGGKVQGYKLISVYRDILDKTLRDAAMELGVEVLLWTSLTDFKDKGEVEATLAESNGATKKVTARTLVGADGVNSQVRWQIYGSEERKLYVYQEHVEAHGDIGDNFYAFFKSTVSPSYGYVLPRDDFLIMGVGVLAESLGANPDPLASLKIWLSQEFGYKEEKVKTQEVWPIPYGFFRIGRGSVLLVGDAAGLCNPMSGEGIRWSVESGIAAGEAIATAMLDGRSPDEIYGEEIRQIQRVLRRIYEFTKSLSDERREIFVKNELRRLSLVR, from the coding sequence ATGCCTGACCACGATGTCATCGTTGTGGGAGGAGGTCCAGCTGGAGCTTCGGCTGCTATCACGTGCGCGAGGAAGGGGCTGGATACCCTATTGGTGGAACGGGGCGGGACATACCGACACAAGCCGTGCGGAGGCATCCTACCTGGTGTCTGCATCGATCTGATCACTGAACACCTCGGTGTTGATGTCCCTAATGAGGTCTACTCTCAGCCCAGGAATCTAGGTCTCTTCTATGTACCCCCTAGCGGCAGAGGTAATGGAGGAAAGGTCCAAGGCTACAAGCTCATCAGTGTCTACAGGGACATTCTTGACAAGACCTTACGCGATGCCGCTATGGAATTAGGTGTTGAGGTGCTTCTTTGGACCTCTCTGACTGATTTCAAGGATAAAGGCGAAGTCGAGGCTACATTGGCTGAGTCGAATGGTGCAACCAAGAAGGTTACGGCGAGGACATTAGTGGGTGCTGATGGCGTGAACTCCCAGGTGAGGTGGCAGATCTACGGGTCTGAGGAAAGGAAGCTCTATGTCTACCAGGAACACGTGGAGGCCCATGGAGATATCGGGGACAACTTCTACGCCTTCTTCAAGAGTACTGTCTCCCCCTCCTATGGATATGTGTTGCCCAGGGACGACTTTCTTATCATGGGTGTAGGTGTGCTAGCTGAGAGCCTGGGAGCCAATCCTGATCCTTTAGCTTCCCTCAAAATCTGGTTGTCTCAAGAGTTCGGGTATAAGGAAGAGAAGGTGAAGACCCAAGAGGTCTGGCCAATCCCATATGGATTTTTCCGGATAGGTCGTGGGTCAGTCCTCCTTGTAGGGGATGCTGCGGGGCTCTGCAACCCTATGTCGGGTGAGGGGATCAGGTGGTCTGTGGAAAGCGGTATTGCTGCGGGGGAGGCTATTGCCACCGCAATGCTTGATGGGAGATCACCTGATGAGATTTATGGCGAGGAGATCCGGCAGATCCAGCGAGTCTTGAGGAGGATCTATGAATTCACAAAGAGCCTATCGGATGAGAGGAGGGAGATCTTCGTGAAAAATGAGCTCAGGCGCTTGAGTCTCGTACGATAA
- a CDS encoding cation:proton antiporter, with the protein MVTQSFVQSFLILISATLFLSYISNLFYAKTRIPDIVWLLGFGYLIGPVLGFFEIGTFMSIFPLLILVTVSIFSFDTGINVDISSVMRTAVKALILSMTTFLAVTFIIGFSVSFLFPQHFKLLEGLLLGAMIGGLGGISVTGILDQLKTLIPFIEDEGIVLKLESTISDPIKVVACVTLIRMIMSPGLSLEDGFKDIVFTFTVSILFGLIVGLLWAEVLNFLWGRPFNYMMTVAALFPIYIASESIAGTGGGPITALAFGLTITNYRYISRKIGSNRKVRINKKRIREFNMEITFLIKAFFFVYLGLTVELSLEYSLVALGIVTLMLCVRYMVASGVGSLLNFTVGERVLSRVIYLQGTSALVLSELPGLLDPMGQHLDLDIYKNFAYLIVLLTIIFVSSVGPTLAKRQLRTM; encoded by the coding sequence ATGGTAACCCAGAGTTTCGTTCAGAGCTTCCTTATACTTATCTCCGCGACCCTCTTTTTAAGCTACATCAGCAACCTTTTCTACGCAAAGACCCGGATTCCCGATATCGTCTGGCTCCTTGGATTTGGCTATCTCATAGGTCCGGTACTGGGCTTTTTTGAGATCGGGACTTTCATGTCGATCTTTCCCCTGTTAATCTTAGTCACGGTCTCTATCTTTAGTTTTGATACGGGAATCAACGTCGACATTTCATCAGTGATGAGGACAGCGGTTAAAGCCCTAATCCTCTCCATGACCACATTCCTCGCCGTCACCTTTATCATAGGTTTCTCTGTGAGCTTCCTCTTCCCCCAACATTTCAAGCTTCTAGAAGGTTTACTGTTGGGGGCGATGATAGGGGGACTCGGAGGTATCTCCGTAACGGGGATCCTAGACCAGCTCAAGACGCTGATCCCATTCATTGAGGATGAAGGGATCGTCCTGAAATTAGAATCGACTATCAGCGACCCTATTAAGGTGGTGGCCTGCGTCACTCTTATCCGAATGATAATGTCCCCTGGGCTCAGCCTTGAGGATGGGTTCAAGGACATTGTGTTCACATTCACGGTCTCGATCCTCTTCGGCCTTATAGTAGGGCTGCTGTGGGCTGAAGTCCTCAACTTCCTCTGGGGCAGGCCCTTCAACTATATGATGACAGTAGCGGCCCTTTTCCCTATCTATATCGCCTCTGAATCGATCGCGGGCACCGGAGGAGGCCCAATAACAGCCCTCGCCTTTGGGCTAACTATCACCAATTATCGATACATCTCCCGAAAGATAGGATCCAACCGTAAGGTCAGGATCAATAAGAAAAGGATCCGAGAGTTTAATATGGAAATTACATTCCTGATCAAGGCCTTCTTCTTCGTTTACCTCGGGCTCACAGTGGAGCTGAGCCTAGAGTACTCTCTGGTGGCCCTAGGGATTGTTACTCTGATGCTTTGCGTACGTTACATGGTGGCCTCAGGAGTGGGGAGCCTCCTCAACTTCACCGTGGGGGAGAGGGTGTTAAGCAGAGTGATCTATCTCCAAGGGACCTCAGCCCTGGTTTTAAGTGAGCTACCAGGGCTCCTGGATCCCATGGGGCAACACCTTGACCTCGATATCTACAAGAACTTTGCCTATCTCATCGTCTTGTTGACTATTATCTTTGTCTCATCAGTTGGGCCTACGCTGGCGAAGAGGCAGCTTAGAACCATGTAA